The following are from one region of the Stanieria sp. NIES-3757 genome:
- a CDS encoding aminotransferase class V yields MQIYLDYSATTPPHPDVMTKVHQVMSQQWGNPSSLHTWGGRAATVLETARMQVASLINADHPESIIFTSGGTEADNLAIMGIARTYSTPQHLIISSVEHSAIAEAAKLLEQWGWQVTRLPVNRQGRINPLDLQAAIQPNTVLISIIYGQSEIGTLQPIEKLARIARSHGILFHTDAVQVAGRIPIDVRQLGIDLLSLSAHKIYGIQGAGALYVRSGVNLVPLLNGGGQELKLRSGTQALPAIAGFGVAAELAAEELTSEAMRLRGLRDRLFDLLADSPYLIPTGDRLYRLPHHVSFILSESFAAKTQNVTGKTIVRQLNLAGIGISAGSACHSGKLNPSPVLLAMGYSEAAAKRGIRLTLGKDTTEADIDWTAMVLQQVLDRLMPPLVTI; encoded by the coding sequence ATGCAAATTTATTTAGACTATAGCGCGACTACTCCACCCCATCCAGATGTAATGACTAAAGTACACCAAGTTATGTCTCAACAATGGGGAAATCCTTCTAGTCTTCATACTTGGGGAGGCAGGGCTGCTACGGTCTTAGAAACAGCTAGAATGCAAGTAGCTAGTCTGATTAACGCGGATCATCCAGAATCAATTATTTTTACTTCTGGTGGCACGGAAGCTGATAATCTGGCAATTATGGGCATAGCCAGAACCTATTCTACTCCTCAACATCTGATTATCTCTAGTGTCGAACACTCTGCGATCGCAGAAGCTGCAAAATTATTAGAACAATGGGGTTGGCAAGTAACTCGTTTACCAGTTAATCGTCAGGGCAGAATCAATCCTCTCGATTTACAAGCAGCCATCCAACCCAATACTGTTTTAATTTCAATTATCTACGGACAAAGCGAAATTGGCACGCTACAACCAATTGAAAAATTAGCCCGCATTGCGCGTAGTCACGGGATTTTATTTCATACCGATGCCGTACAGGTAGCAGGCAGAATTCCAATTGATGTCCGACAATTAGGAATAGATTTACTTTCCTTATCCGCCCACAAAATTTATGGCATTCAAGGGGCTGGTGCTTTATACGTTCGTAGTGGTGTAAATTTAGTACCCTTATTAAATGGTGGTGGACAAGAATTAAAACTGCGTTCAGGTACTCAAGCCTTACCTGCGATCGCAGGGTTTGGAGTAGCAGCAGAATTAGCTGCGGAAGAATTAACTTCAGAAGCAATGCGTCTGAGAGGATTACGCGATCGCTTATTCGATCTGTTAGCAGATTCTCCTTATCTGATTCCTACAGGCGATCGCTTGTATCGTTTACCTCATCACGTTAGTTTTATTCTGAGTGAGTCTTTTGCTGCTAAGACACAGAACGTTACAGGAAAAACCATTGTTCGTCAGTTAAATTTAGCAGGCATTGGTATTAGTGCAGGTTCAGCTTGTCACAGTGGCAAACTCAATCCTAGTCCAGTTTTACTAGCCATGGGTTACAGTGAAGCTGCTGCCAAAAGAGGGATTCGTTTAACTTTAGGCAAAGATACCACCGAAGCTGATATTGATTGGACAGCCATGGTACTACAACAAGTTTTAGACCGTTTAATGCCTCCGTTAGTTACAATTTAG
- a CDS encoding protein-methionine-S-oxide reductase — translation MVLFGFGKKAAMPSPQEALPGRAEVMPVPEKHYVNNNRIKPPFPEGMKKALFGLGCFWGAERKFWQQEGVYSTAVGYAAGYTPNPTYHEVCTGMTGHNEVVLVVYDPNQISYEDLLKVFWESHNPTQGMRQGNDVGTQYRSGIYVYDQTQRKLAEASKEAYQKELTQASYGEISTEIIDAPEFYYAEEYHQQYLAKNPNGYCGLGGTKVCYPSTAVN, via the coding sequence ATGGTACTATTTGGTTTTGGCAAAAAAGCAGCCATGCCTTCACCTCAAGAGGCTTTACCAGGAAGGGCAGAAGTTATGCCAGTTCCAGAAAAACACTATGTCAACAACAATCGAATTAAGCCCCCTTTTCCTGAAGGGATGAAAAAGGCATTGTTTGGACTTGGTTGCTTTTGGGGTGCAGAAAGAAAATTTTGGCAGCAAGAAGGCGTTTACTCAACTGCGGTAGGTTATGCTGCTGGATATACACCCAATCCTACTTATCACGAAGTATGTACGGGAATGACTGGTCATAACGAAGTAGTTTTAGTGGTGTACGATCCTAACCAGATTAGTTATGAAGATTTACTCAAAGTGTTTTGGGAAAGTCATAATCCTACTCAAGGAATGCGCCAAGGAAACGATGTTGGTACTCAGTATCGTTCGGGTATTTATGTTTATGATCAAACGCAAAGAAAACTAGCTGAGGCTTCTAAAGAAGCTTATCAAAAGGAATTAACTCAGGCTAGCTATGGCGAAATTTCTACTGAAATTATAGACGCGCCTGAATTTTACTACGCAGAAGAATACCATCAGCAATATTTGGCGAAGAATCCTAACGGTTATTGTGGTTTAGGCGGAACCAAGGTTTGTTATCCTAGCACTGCTGTTAACTAA
- a CDS encoding ABC transporter related — protein sequence MTQSVILQLEGIVKQFPHSKSRAVDNVSLTLEQGDILGLLGPSGCGKTTLLRIIAGFESASEGKVALAEQIVCGQGCWLPPEKRDTGMVFQDYALFPHLNVADNIAFGLKSKKSSLPRPQIKQRVAEVLALVGLSGLEKRYPHELSGGQQQRIALARALAPQPALILLDEPLSNLDVQVRHRLREEIRSILKAAGTSAIFVTHDREEALAISDKIAVMRQGKLEQIGTPEEIYIQPASRFVAEFVTQANFLPAKRSGEFWSTEIGELVIRNSQSTYSYDWGELMLPQEDLILTPDDNATVVVKDRQFLGREYRYCLETPSGKRLHARTTAHKAVAVGTKVNLSVIGTTSQIFPVSTFKEPSLPSIKVSA from the coding sequence ATGACCCAATCAGTAATTCTCCAATTAGAAGGTATTGTTAAACAGTTTCCCCACAGTAAAAGTAGAGCAGTAGACAACGTTAGTCTAACTCTTGAACAAGGAGATATTTTAGGATTACTAGGTCCTTCTGGTTGTGGTAAAACTACTCTTTTAAGAATTATTGCTGGATTTGAATCAGCTTCTGAAGGAAAAGTTGCTTTAGCAGAACAAATAGTTTGTGGTCAAGGCTGCTGGCTACCACCTGAAAAACGTGATACAGGAATGGTTTTTCAAGATTATGCGCTGTTTCCTCATCTCAACGTCGCGGACAACATTGCTTTTGGTTTAAAAAGTAAAAAAAGTTCTCTTCCTCGTCCCCAAATTAAACAAAGAGTAGCAGAAGTTTTAGCTTTGGTAGGATTAAGTGGTTTAGAGAAACGTTATCCTCATGAACTTTCTGGTGGTCAGCAACAACGAATTGCTTTAGCTAGAGCTTTAGCACCTCAACCTGCTCTAATCTTACTAGACGAGCCTTTAAGTAATTTAGACGTTCAAGTCCGCCATCGACTCAGAGAAGAAATTCGTTCTATTCTCAAAGCAGCAGGAACATCAGCCATTTTTGTTACTCATGACCGCGAAGAGGCTTTAGCTATCTCTGATAAAATTGCCGTGATGCGTCAGGGAAAACTGGAACAAATAGGAACACCAGAAGAAATTTATATTCAACCAGCTTCTCGATTTGTTGCCGAATTTGTCACTCAGGCTAATTTTCTACCAGCCAAACGCAGTGGTGAGTTTTGGTCTACAGAAATTGGCGAATTAGTTATCCGAAATTCTCAATCGACTTATAGTTATGATTGGGGTGAATTAATGTTACCTCAAGAAGATTTAATCTTAACTCCTGATGACAACGCCACAGTAGTAGTAAAAGATAGACAATTTTTAGGCAGAGAATATCGTTACTGTCTAGAAACACCTTCAGGAAAAAGGTTACACGCACGTACCACTGCTCATAAAGCAGTAGCTGTCGGAACAAAAGTTAATTTGTCAGTTATCGGTACAACATCACAAATTTTTCCTGTTTCTACTTTTAAAGAACCAAGTTTACCCTCAATCAAAGTTTCTGCTTAA
- a CDS encoding HAD-superfamily hydrolase, subfamily IB, whose product MKYKSIVFCDFDGTITAVETFAGMLKEFAPDLSEELMPLMYAKKLTLREGVRKILESIPTRLYPEIIDYAATKPIRPGFNELLDFLNSQNVPLIVISGGLRDMVKNVLSRQENNQSLINKVTNIFAVDIDTSSEYLTVYSDFEADTELVAKVKVMSQYNTLETIAIGDSLTDINMALEADLVFARDRLKDYLDEDNKSYLAWDSFFDIKKYLQAHWKIDH is encoded by the coding sequence ATGAAGTATAAAAGCATTGTTTTTTGTGATTTTGATGGCACAATTACTGCTGTTGAGACTTTTGCAGGGATGTTGAAAGAATTTGCTCCCGATTTATCTGAAGAGCTTATGCCTTTGATGTATGCTAAAAAGCTTACTTTAAGAGAAGGTGTGAGAAAAATATTAGAATCAATTCCGACCAGACTATATCCAGAAATCATTGATTACGCTGCAACTAAACCAATCCGCCCTGGATTTAATGAATTATTAGATTTTTTAAATAGTCAAAATGTTCCTTTGATAGTAATTTCTGGTGGTTTAAGAGATATGGTAAAAAATGTTCTTAGTCGCCAAGAAAATAATCAATCTTTAATTAATAAAGTTACTAATATTTTTGCTGTTGATATTGATACTAGCAGTGAATATTTAACTGTTTATTCCGATTTTGAAGCAGATACAGAATTAGTGGCTAAAGTCAAAGTAATGTCTCAATATAATACTTTAGAAACTATTGCTATAGGTGATTCTCTTACTGATATTAATATGGCATTAGAAGCCGACTTAGTTTTTGCACGCGATCGCCTTAAAGATTATTTAGATGAAGACAATAAATCTTATCTAGCCTGGGATAGTTTTTTTGATATTAAAAAATATCTGCAAGCCCACTGGAAAATTGATCATTAA
- a CDS encoding hypothetical protein (conserved hypothetical protein), translated as MIEENYDLCLDQQIELLRSQNFSELNIEYLIEELEGLNKSNERELESYLIVLIAHLLKWEYQPSLQCGSWRGSILNSRNRIAKLLKQQPSLKRKLPEIIPEAYGEAKEWASAETGMKIILFPLNCPYEASELMDKNWLP; from the coding sequence ATGATCGAAGAAAACTACGATCTGTGCTTAGATCAACAAATTGAATTATTGCGATCACAAAATTTTTCTGAATTAAACATTGAATATTTAATCGAGGAATTAGAAGGTTTGAACAAAAGCAATGAGAGAGAACTAGAAAGTTATCTTATTGTGTTAATTGCTCATTTGTTGAAATGGGAATATCAACCTTCTTTACAATGTGGTAGTTGGCGTGGCTCAATCCTCAATAGTCGTAATCGTATTGCCAAACTTTTGAAACAACAACCATCTTTAAAAAGAAAATTACCAGAAATAATCCCTGAAGCTTACGGTGAAGCAAAAGAATGGGCAAGCGCAGAAACAGGAATGAAAATAATTTTATTTCCTCTCAATTGTCCTTATGAAGCATCAGAATTAATGGATAAAAATTGGTTGCCTTGA